From Pandoraea norimbergensis, the proteins below share one genomic window:
- a CDS encoding PAS domain-containing sensor histidine kinase gives MLSPRLANSAPPSRTATTPARSNRWLQGFAESHYYLLVPLVSIVIFLVVMSLILWSLNRRETEQQQDTLYRNVAWAQQQIRLNMLAIQDQISSLARDTAAKPQDIAHFQNTASELMQNHADIVFMNWLDAGQRPKWAVPADSPFASRLQGTAQHPMEDELLVAFRAARDSRRSAYSTLIYDASGASYIVVQVPVLREREFLGTISAVYSVEGLLIHELPQELGDKFKVSFIDTHNNELATTSTRPPLPRDVSYELLLDPPGHSLAVRIYSYPAVGNFVNNTLVWLIAGLSCFVLWSLWSLWRHTRQRFEAQQALFNETSFRRAMENSIVIGMRVLDLQGHITYVNPAFCRMTGWDEPDLMNRAPPYPYWPKDDIHEMQRRIDMTLRGKAPSHGFEIRVQRKDGTIFYARMFVSPLVDAHGRQTGWMSSLTDISEPKRAREELAAAHERFTTVLESLDASVSVLAVDKAELLFANRYYRQLFGTRPEGHLELSGGGELSPTSLDHIDMVDAFAGLPAASLTDTAAETQEIYLPTHQKWFEVRRQYIQWVDGHLAQLQVATDITARRHAEELARQEEERLQFTGRLTTMGEMASSLAHELNQPLAAINNYCMGTAALVRAGRTSPETLLPALEKTSQQAVRAGMIIKRIRAFVKRSEPKRQPSSIYEIVADAVGLAEIEARKRRVRIVTELPAGLPQIYVDPVLIEQVLVNLLKNAAEAMHGYTPPPGQRRDLTVRLHVERRDKSIEFQVSDHGPGVDEATIERLFEPFFSTKSDGMGMGLNICRSIIESHHGRLWVENNEVDGVRNGCTFCILLPLEGDTTSGSGGGL, from the coding sequence ATGCTTTCGCCACGCCTCGCCAACTCCGCCCCACCGTCCCGGACCGCCACCACGCCCGCCCGCTCGAACCGCTGGCTGCAAGGGTTCGCGGAGTCGCACTACTACTTGCTGGTGCCGCTGGTCTCCATTGTGATCTTCCTCGTGGTGATGAGTCTGATCCTGTGGAGCCTGAATCGTCGCGAGACCGAACAGCAACAGGACACCCTCTACCGCAATGTGGCATGGGCGCAGCAGCAGATACGCCTGAACATGCTGGCCATTCAGGACCAGATCAGTTCCCTTGCGCGTGACACCGCCGCCAAGCCTCAGGACATTGCGCACTTCCAGAACACGGCCAGCGAGCTGATGCAGAATCATGCAGACATCGTCTTCATGAACTGGCTCGATGCGGGGCAACGCCCGAAGTGGGCCGTGCCCGCCGACTCGCCGTTTGCCTCGCGCTTACAGGGCACCGCGCAACATCCGATGGAGGATGAGTTGCTGGTGGCGTTTCGCGCCGCGCGAGACTCCCGGCGCTCGGCCTACTCCACGTTGATCTACGACGCTTCGGGGGCGAGCTATATCGTCGTGCAGGTGCCGGTGCTGCGAGAGCGCGAGTTTCTCGGCACGATCAGCGCGGTCTATTCGGTGGAAGGCCTGCTGATCCACGAATTACCGCAAGAGCTTGGCGACAAGTTCAAGGTGTCGTTCATCGACACGCACAACAACGAACTCGCAACGACATCGACCCGTCCGCCCTTGCCGCGCGACGTCTCCTACGAATTGCTGCTCGACCCGCCCGGCCACAGCCTCGCGGTGCGTATTTATTCGTATCCGGCGGTCGGCAACTTCGTCAACAACACACTGGTCTGGCTCATTGCCGGGCTGTCGTGCTTCGTGCTGTGGAGCCTCTGGAGTCTGTGGCGGCACACGCGCCAGCGCTTCGAAGCCCAGCAGGCACTGTTCAACGAGACGTCTTTCCGGCGCGCGATGGAAAACTCCATCGTGATCGGCATGCGCGTACTCGATTTGCAAGGCCACATTACCTATGTGAATCCGGCGTTTTGCCGCATGACGGGCTGGGATGAGCCCGACCTCATGAACCGTGCGCCGCCATATCCGTACTGGCCGAAAGACGATATTCACGAGATGCAGCGGCGCATCGACATGACGCTGCGCGGCAAGGCGCCCTCTCACGGATTTGAAATTCGTGTGCAGCGCAAGGACGGCACGATCTTCTACGCGCGTATGTTCGTCTCCCCGCTCGTGGACGCGCACGGCCGCCAGACCGGCTGGATGTCGTCGCTGACCGACATCAGCGAGCCCAAGCGTGCCCGAGAGGAACTCGCCGCCGCACACGAACGCTTTACGACCGTGCTGGAAAGCCTCGATGCGTCGGTGTCCGTGCTTGCCGTCGACAAGGCGGAGTTGTTGTTCGCCAACCGCTATTACCGCCAGTTGTTCGGTACACGCCCGGAAGGTCACCTCGAACTGTCGGGTGGCGGCGAGTTGTCGCCGACCTCGCTCGATCACATCGACATGGTCGATGCGTTCGCCGGATTGCCAGCGGCATCGCTGACCGATACGGCAGCAGAAACGCAGGAAATCTATCTGCCGACGCATCAGAAATGGTTCGAAGTGCGCCGCCAGTACATCCAGTGGGTGGACGGCCATCTGGCCCAGTTGCAGGTCGCGACGGACATTACTGCGCGCCGCCATGCAGAAGAATTGGCACGTCAGGAGGAGGAACGGTTACAGTTCACTGGCCGCCTGACGACCATGGGCGAAATGGCCTCGTCGCTCGCACACGAACTGAACCAACCGCTCGCGGCGATCAACAACTACTGCATGGGCACAGCCGCCCTGGTACGCGCGGGTCGCACGTCGCCGGAAACGCTGTTGCCGGCGCTGGAAAAGACGTCACAGCAAGCGGTTCGGGCAGGCATGATCATCAAGCGCATTCGCGCTTTCGTGAAACGTAGCGAGCCGAAGCGTCAACCGTCATCAATCTATGAGATCGTGGCGGATGCCGTGGGCCTCGCCGAGATCGAGGCGCGCAAGCGCCGGGTGCGCATCGTGACCGAGCTGCCGGCAGGACTGCCACAGATTTACGTCGACCCGGTGTTGATCGAACAGGTGCTGGTGAACCTGTTGAAGAATGCCGCAGAAGCGATGCACGGCTATACGCCGCCGCCCGGCCAGCGACGCGACCTGACGGTGCGTCTGCACGTTGAGCGACGCGACAAGTCGATTGAATTTCAAGTGTCCGACCACGGCCCAGGCGTGGACGAAGCCACCATCGAACGGTTGTTTGAACCGTTCTTCAGTACCAAATCGGACGGCATGGGCATGGGCCTGAACATCTGCCGCTCGATCATCGAATCGCATCACGGCCGTCTGTGGGTAGAAAACAATGAAGTCGACGGCGTGCGGAATGGTTGTACTTTTTGTATTCTGTTACCGTTAGAAGGCGATACGACATCCGGATCCGGGGGAGGACTATGA
- the aceE gene encoding pyruvate dehydrogenase (acetyl-transferring), homodimeric type → MSAVPEEALKIVSPADADPQETQEWLASLEGVLAAEGPDRAHYLLEKLIEFARINGEHLPFSANTPYINTIPVDQQARIPGDQEIEHKIRSYTRWNAIAMVLRAGKDTNVGGHIASFASAATLYDVGFNHFWHAPSDKHGGDLVFVQGHSSPGVYSRAYLLGRLEMSQLENFRQEVDGGGLSSYPHPWLMPDFWQFPTVSMGLGPIMAIYQARFMKYIESRNIVKTEGRKVWAFLGDGETDEPESLGAIGMAGRERLDNLVFVINCNLQRLDGPVRGNGKIIQELESEFRGAGWNVIKVIWGSRWDSLLARDRKGLLMKRMMECVDGEYQTYKSKDGAYVRENFFNTPELKAMVADYSDEDIWALNRGGHDPHKIYAAYQSATQHKGQPTVILAKTIKGYGMGEAGQAMNITHQQKKMPVESLKKFRDQFKLPLTDDEIADVPYVKFEEGSKELEYMRARRMELGGYLPQRRTKAASLPVPALTAFDALLKATAEGREISTTMAFVRILNVLLKDKALGQRIVPIVPDESRTFGMEGLFRQIGIWSQVGQRYIPQDQDQLMFYRESESGQILQEGINEAGGMCDWIAAATSYSTHGETMIPFYIFYSMFGFQRIGDLAWAAGDMRARGFLIGGTAGRTTLNGEGLQHEDGHSLLWASSIPNCLPYDPTFAFELAVIVQDGLRRMVQDQEDVYYYLTVMNENYAHPAMPEGVEQDILKGMYAFRRGVDNSKAPRVQLLGSGTIFNEVIAAAEMLKNDWGVESDLWSCPSFTELSREGNDVARYNLLHPTETPRLSHVEKCLNDTRGPVIASTDYIRTYADQIRPFVRGRYVVLGTDGYGRSDTREKLRHFFEVDRNWVTVAALKALADEGTLPASKVAEAIAKYNLDPNKPNPMTV, encoded by the coding sequence ATGTCCGCCGTACCTGAAGAAGCCCTCAAGATCGTGTCCCCTGCGGACGCCGATCCCCAAGAAACGCAAGAATGGCTGGCCTCGCTCGAAGGCGTGCTGGCTGCGGAGGGCCCGGACCGTGCCCACTACCTGCTCGAGAAGTTGATTGAATTCGCCCGTATCAATGGCGAACATCTCCCGTTCTCGGCGAACACCCCCTACATCAACACCATCCCCGTCGACCAGCAAGCCCGTATTCCGGGCGACCAGGAAATCGAGCACAAGATCCGCTCGTACACCCGCTGGAATGCGATCGCGATGGTGCTGCGTGCCGGCAAGGACACGAACGTCGGCGGCCACATCGCCTCGTTCGCCTCGGCCGCGACGCTGTATGACGTCGGTTTCAACCACTTCTGGCACGCCCCGTCGGACAAGCACGGTGGCGACCTGGTGTTCGTGCAAGGTCACTCGTCGCCGGGCGTCTACAGCCGCGCGTACCTGCTCGGCCGTCTGGAGATGAGCCAGCTCGAGAACTTCCGTCAGGAAGTCGACGGTGGCGGTTTGTCGTCGTACCCGCACCCGTGGCTGATGCCCGATTTCTGGCAGTTCCCGACGGTGTCGATGGGCCTGGGCCCGATCATGGCGATCTATCAGGCTCGCTTCATGAAGTACATCGAGTCGCGCAACATCGTGAAGACCGAAGGCCGCAAGGTCTGGGCCTTCCTGGGCGATGGCGAAACGGACGAGCCGGAATCGCTGGGCGCGATCGGCATGGCCGGGCGCGAGCGTCTCGATAACCTCGTGTTCGTGATCAACTGCAACTTGCAGCGCCTGGACGGTCCGGTGCGCGGTAACGGCAAGATCATCCAGGAACTCGAATCGGAGTTCCGTGGTGCCGGCTGGAACGTCATCAAGGTCATTTGGGGCAGCCGCTGGGATTCGCTGCTCGCCCGCGATCGCAAGGGCCTGCTGATGAAGCGCATGATGGAATGCGTGGACGGCGAGTATCAGACGTACAAGTCGAAGGACGGCGCCTATGTGCGCGAGAACTTCTTCAACACGCCTGAGCTGAAGGCCATGGTGGCCGACTATTCCGACGAAGACATCTGGGCGCTGAATCGCGGCGGTCACGATCCGCACAAGATTTACGCGGCCTACCAGTCGGCAACGCAGCACAAGGGTCAACCGACCGTCATCCTGGCCAAGACCATTAAGGGCTATGGCATGGGCGAAGCCGGTCAGGCCATGAACATCACCCACCAGCAGAAGAAGATGCCGGTGGAGTCGCTCAAGAAATTCCGCGACCAATTCAAGCTGCCGCTCACCGACGACGAAATTGCCGACGTGCCGTACGTCAAGTTCGAAGAAGGTTCGAAGGAACTCGAGTACATGCGCGCGCGCCGCATGGAACTCGGTGGCTACCTGCCGCAGCGCCGCACCAAGGCCGCTTCGCTGCCGGTGCCGGCCCTGACCGCCTTCGACGCACTGCTCAAGGCGACAGCCGAAGGCCGTGAGATTTCGACGACGATGGCGTTCGTGCGTATTCTCAACGTGCTGCTCAAGGACAAGGCGCTGGGTCAGCGTATTGTGCCGATCGTGCCGGATGAGTCGCGTACGTTCGGTATGGAAGGCCTGTTCCGCCAGATCGGTATCTGGAGTCAGGTCGGCCAGCGCTACATCCCGCAGGATCAGGATCAACTGATGTTCTACCGCGAGTCGGAGAGCGGTCAGATCCTTCAGGAAGGCATCAACGAAGCCGGTGGCATGTGCGACTGGATCGCTGCCGCGACGTCGTACTCGACGCACGGCGAGACGATGATCCCGTTCTACATCTTCTACTCGATGTTCGGCTTCCAGCGCATCGGCGATCTGGCATGGGCCGCGGGCGACATGCGCGCTCGTGGTTTCCTGATCGGCGGTACCGCCGGTCGCACCACGCTCAACGGTGAAGGCCTGCAACACGAAGACGGCCACTCGCTGCTGTGGGCGTCGTCGATCCCGAACTGCCTGCCGTACGATCCGACGTTCGCCTTCGAACTCGCCGTGATCGTTCAGGACGGTCTGCGCCGCATGGTGCAGGATCAGGAAGACGTGTACTACTACCTGACCGTGATGAACGAGAACTACGCACACCCGGCCATGCCGGAAGGCGTGGAGCAAGACATCCTGAAGGGGATGTATGCGTTCCGCCGCGGCGTGGACAACAGCAAGGCACCGCGTGTGCAACTGCTGGGTTCGGGCACGATCTTCAATGAAGTGATTGCTGCGGCCGAGATGCTCAAGAACGACTGGGGCGTCGAATCGGATCTGTGGAGCTGCCCGAGCTTCACCGAGCTGTCGCGCGAAGGCAATGACGTGGCACGCTACAATCTTCTGCACCCGACCGAGACGCCGCGCCTGTCGCACGTCGAGAAGTGCCTGAACGATACGCGGGGTCCGGTCATCGCATCGACCGACTACATCCGTACGTATGCGGATCAAATTCGTCCGTTCGTGCGCGGTCGTTACGTGGTGCTCGGTACCGACGGCTATGGCCGCTCGGATACGCGTGAGAAGCTGC